In Canis lupus familiaris isolate Mischka breed German Shepherd chromosome 9, alternate assembly UU_Cfam_GSD_1.0, whole genome shotgun sequence, a single window of DNA contains:
- the EFCAB3 gene encoding EF-hand calcium-binding domain-containing protein 3 isoform X9, protein MAVSDIKSKLKLNPLTKIPSFHGKRYKDLPESLPCQLQHKEKRLNTSQIQAFQDAYNFFNKDKTGCIDLHGMMCTLAKLGMNLTKRDVYNELRCADIDRDGKVNFSDFIKVLTDKKLFLKAVVPEKEKCLDLAGNPGILLFEILSKLVETSALPRKAIMEIVSYFQRKFQETTSGMSWSPYTTGYGKRRFKLDICTPPSSSTAAFANAARIAIMREKDLLKFLEELKRCNPPSGSPYSKIPVFPLFPNVDGVVMGKPFKDIQKLEMLRKREPLNFFENYFFHKRDWKTQAENIKPIDPVSGYPSDILAIDQIFKKKQNWTVMDATAIKQHVKRATDTYNLGIALEHRKNMLNLWRKIRGDLIGIDTKNESFYDTFSTYTWSWNVCQELLSPKDLKLYDAYMNRNTYHNFVFSSSSDISECDTETGRKRKRKGFKGSQQ, encoded by the exons ATGGCAGTTTCTGACATTAAATCAAAACTTAAGCTGAATCCTCTAACAAAAATACCCAGCTTCCATGGCAAGAG GTATAAAGATTTACCAGAATCTCTCCCCTGCCAATTACAACACAAAGAAAAGAGGCTGAATACTTCACAAATTCAAG CCTTCCAAGATGCCTACAACTTCTTTAACAAGGATAAAACTGGCTGTATTGATTTACATGGAATGATGTGCACTTTAGCTAAGTTGGGAATGAATCTAACCAAGCGTGATGTCTATAATGAATTAAGGTGTGCTGATATTGATC GAGATGGGAAGGTGAATTTCTCAGACTTTATAAAGGTGCTAACAGATAAGAAACTCTTCCTTAAAGCTGTGG ttccagaaaaggagaaatgtttaGATTTAGCTGgcaacccagggatcctgttGTTTGAAATACTATCAAAGCTTGTAGAGACTTCAGCTTTACCAAGAAAGGCTATAATGGAAATAGTAAG ctatttccaaagaaaattccAGGAAACCACATCAGGAATGTCGTGGAGCCCCTACACTACGGGTTATGGAAAAAGGAGATTTAAACTAGATATATGCACACCTCCAAGTTCAAGCACAGCTGCCTTTGCAAATGCTGCCCGGATTGCAATAATGAGAGAAAAGGATTTACTTAAATTTCTTGAAGAGCTCAAGA ggTGCAATCCTCCTTCAGGTAGCCCATATTCAAAAATACCCGTCTTTCCATTGTTTCCTAATGTGGACGGGGTGGTGATGGGAAAGCCATTCAAAGACATACAGAAATTAGAAATGCTAAGGAAAAGAGAGCCGCTGAACTTCTTTGAGAactattttttccataaaagggATTGGAAAACACAG GCAGAAAATATAAAGCCTATCGACCCAGTCTCAGGCTATCCAAGTGACATCCTGGCTATTGACCAAATATTCAAGAAGAAGCAGAATTGGACAGTGATGGATGCAACTGCTATTAAACAGCAT GTGAAGAGGGCTACAGATACCTATAACTTGGGAATTGCCCTTGAACACCGGAAAAACATGCTAAACCTCTGGCGGAAGATCCGAGGGGATCTGATTGGAATAGACACTAAAAATGAGTCCTTTTATGACACCTTTTCTACCTATACATGGTCCTGGAATGTTTGCCAAGAATTACTTTCACCGAAGGACTTAAAGTTATATGATGCATACATGAATAGGAATACCTACCACAACTTTGTATTCTCTTCATCCTCGGATATCAGTGAATGTGAtacagagacaggaagaaaaagaaaacggaAAGGTTTCAAAGGGTCTCAACAATga